The sequence TTTGGTGGTTGACCGTTATAATTATATTGATGATACCAGCGATTAGCACCATAAAGCCCTTGGATACCAACAGTATTAGAATTTAATGTTCCGGTCATACTTAAATAGCTAAATCTAATCACTCCGTTCCGATAAAGAATAATTTCAAAAGTCTCTACTTCGTTGGGAGCATTAAATCTTGGCACATTTACCCAGGCAAAGACAACAAAATTTCCTTGCGGATCATTATATTGATAAACAGTACCGGATGTTCTTAAATCAAGGTCATCCCACCAACCACAAATATGATTTCTAATTGCTGTTGGAAAGCCAGTATTAGAATAAGCATAAGCAGCTGAATCGGATAAGAAGCCATTGGTACATACATAAATTGTATTTAATGTTTGCCCATAATATCTAAACGGAAAAGGTAATGTTGTTTGAACATAACCATCATCAGCACTTGGATACCAACCGGAAAGAGGTGTTCCTGAGGTTGGGTCAATCCAAACAAAGGTAACGGTATCAGGTTCTTGCGTTGATTCGTAAATGTAACCAAAACCATCTGGTTCACTTCCTACCCTTACCTCAACTCTTGTTCTCATCGTATCGTTTGAAGGGTCTTCATCACCGGGTAAAGACGTAAAAGCAGTTATCTTATAAACTTTTCCTGGAGGAGGTGTTAATCTTCCAAATTCAATAGATAAACTCTCTCTTGATGATAATGTGATAGTCGTATCCTTTTGAATTAATAAAGTATCACCAATTGAATCATAAACAGAGAAAGTAGTAACAAATGTTTCTGTATTTAGACCATAATTCATCACTACACCAATAAAAGGAGTTTCCACATTTGGTCGGGTTCTAATAGTGGGAGAAATTCTCTTTACTCCTACATCATGATTAAATTGCCTTAAATCAAGTCCTTCGTGAGTATTTACATAACCGGTTCCGGTATATCCACCGGCGACATAAAGCATACCTGTTGGGTCGACAGCAATTCCGTAGACGTTAGAAACAGCGGTTGGTTTATTTGCCCATTGGGACCAAGTGTTTGTTCTTGGATTATAGGAACGAGTTTCAGCAGTGACTCCGGCAGAGACATTACCGCCGACTAAGAAGAGTTCATCATTATAGACACCACAAATTGTCCGATATCTTGTTTCACCAGGACAAGAAGGACCTGTAGTCCAAGTAATTTGAGTAGGATTTTCAGGATTAATTGTACCAATAAAAGTTATATTTGTAGCACCACTAGAGCCATAACCTGTAGAAACAACAATTGTATCTCCAATTATTCCTGCTCCTGGCGTGCCTAATGGTTGAGGCATAGAAGTACAGGTGTACCAACTATTAGCAAATGGGTCATACATGTAAACCGAAGCTATTGGTGGAGAACTTGAACTCCAGTTTCCGCCACCGATCACATAAATTAGAGAATCTCGCCAAACACCAATTCCAAAATCATGATTGAGAATAGGCATAGGAGCACCAGTTGTCCAACTATTATTTACTGGGTCATAGATTTCCACAACATTAAGACCGGTTCCAAAAGTTTGGCAACCGCCAATTACGTAAATCTTCCCTGTTTTACCTACATAAGCAGCTCGACCAATTGCCCGAGCAGTTGGCATTGGTGCTTTTTCTGTCCAAGAATTTGTTCTTACATCATATTCTAAAACGATATTCTGTACTGTGCCACCTGACACTTGGAAACCACCAAAGGAATACCATTTTTTTTCACCATTAACTATACAGAAAGCGGTCATTTGATGTGCTCGGGTCGTAGGCAATGGAGCAAAAGTAAGCCATTCATTATAATCGCAAGAATTTTCTTTTGGTTTTGAGAAAGAAGTAGTAGGAGCGTAATCAGGGTTCAATTGATAGGAGAATAAAAAAATTGGTAAATATACAAATATAATGAAATAGTTTCTTTTCATTTTCACCCCCTTTATTTAAAGAAAAAGTATAAAATAAAATATTAAAAAGTCAATATAAAAAAATTGATTTTTGGATTTTTTTTATTAAAATAATTTAATGAATTATTTAAAAATTTTATTCCGAGGTAGAAAATTTATTTTTTGGAATGTGTTTATAATTACTCTTTTTTCTTTAATTTTATCTTTTATTTTACCTAAAAAATATAAAGCAACCGGTCAAATTTTACCTCCACCCGATGAGCCAACAATTTATAGTCTTTCAACAGTTTTACCAGGTGCTTCACCGACTCAACGGTTGATGTTAAGAAGTTGGAATATAAGTGATATTTTAGTAGCAATTTTAAAAAGTAGGACAATTGGCGAATATGTGATCAATAATACTAAATTTTTAAATTTTTATAAGTTTAAAAGAGTAGAAGATGCGCTCAATTTTTTAAATAAGATTACTAAGATTTCTCAAAGCGAAGAGATGGTAATAAAAATTAGCGTCGAAGTAAAAGACAGAAATCTTGCTAGCGATATGGTGAATGCTTATATTTATGCTTTAGATAATTTTCTAAAGGAATCGATGATGAGCAGAGGAAAATATTTAAGGATATTTTTGGAAAACCAATTAAAAAAAATAGAAAAAGAATTAGCCGAAGCTCGCGAATCCTTAAAAGTTTTTCAAGAAAGACATAATTTACCAGAATTAGAGGAAGGATTAAAATCCGTATTAGATGCATATGCCCAATTAAAATCTCAGTTGACAGTTAAAGAAGCGGAATTAGAAATGGTAAAAGATATTTCTTCTCCTGATAATCCTTATTATCAAAATTTAATAGCGGAAGTAAAGAAATTCCGTGAAAAATTAAGCGAAATGGAAAGAGGCAGTGGTTTGGGAGGTTTTGGTCCTGGTTTTGGGACTCCTTTTAAACAATTGCCGGCGGTAGCGAGTGAATATATAAAAAGATACCAGGAGTGGAAGTTGAAAGGTGAAGTCTATCTTTTATTACAACAGCAATATGAACAAGCAAAACTTACGGAGGCAAAAGATACTCCCACAATTACAATCTTAGATTACGCAAAGGTGCCGGAAAAATATTCTTTTCCTAAGAAAAAAATTTTTGTTATGGTTGGCTTCTTATTTTCTTTAATTTTTAGTATTTTAGTTTTGCTTACTAAGGAATATATCGAAACCCGTAAAGAACTAAAAAATTTTCTTTCGGAAGTGTTTGCTATTTTGAAAAAAGAGCTTTCATTTAAAAAGAAAGCATGAGAATTCCTAAAATTCTTTTTGCTTTTGGGACAAGGCCAGAAGCAATAAAATTAGCACCGGTTATTCAAGAAATAAGAAAAGAGAATAATAAGAAATTTTTTGAAAGCTATGTTTGTGTTACTGCCCAACACCGGGAAATGTTAGATGAGGTTTTAAAATTATTTGAAATTCAGGTAGATTACGATTTGAATATTATGGAGTATAATCAAACACCTCGTCAGGTGACCGAGAGAATCTTAAAAAAATTTTATCCTTGTTTAAAAAAAATAAATCCCGATTTAGTAATTGTCCAAGGGGATA is a genomic window of candidate division WOR-3 bacterium containing:
- a CDS encoding kelch repeat-containing protein, translated to MKRNYFIIFVYLPIFLFSYQLNPDYAPTTSFSKPKENSCDYNEWLTFAPLPTTRAHQMTAFCIVNGEKKWYSFGGFQVSGGTVQNIVLEYDVRTNSWTEKAPMPTARAIGRAAYVGKTGKIYVIGGCQTFGTGLNVVEIYDPVNNSWTTGAPMPILNHDFGIGVWRDSLIYVIGGGNWSSSSPPIASVYMYDPFANSWYTCTSMPQPLGTPGAGIIGDTIVVSTGYGSSGATNITFIGTINPENPTQITWTTGPSCPGETRYRTICGVYNDELFLVGGNVSAGVTAETRSYNPRTNTWSQWANKPTAVSNVYGIAVDPTGMLYVAGGYTGTGYVNTHEGLDLRQFNHDVGVKRISPTIRTRPNVETPFIGVVMNYGLNTETFVTTFSVYDSIGDTLLIQKDTTITLSSRESLSIEFGRLTPPPGKVYKITAFTSLPGDEDPSNDTMRTRVEVRVGSEPDGFGYIYESTQEPDTVTFVWIDPTSGTPLSGWYPSADDGYVQTTLPFPFRYYGQTLNTIYVCTNGFLSDSAAYAYSNTGFPTAIRNHICGWWDDLDLRTSGTVYQYNDPQGNFVVFAWVNVPRFNAPNEVETFEIILYRNGVIRFSYLSMTGTLNSNTVGIQGLYGANRWYHQYNYNGQPPNHIVDDSVSVIFYYPPYLNIAEEKYEKVIGTIYSLPKGKGICEIYNLNGQLVKKISLEEKMVNMKDLKKGIYFLRWQKEREIKNYKLIITQ
- a CDS encoding Wzz/FepE/Etk N-terminal domain-containing protein, yielding MNYLKILFRGRKFIFWNVFIITLFSLILSFILPKKYKATGQILPPPDEPTIYSLSTVLPGASPTQRLMLRSWNISDILVAILKSRTIGEYVINNTKFLNFYKFKRVEDALNFLNKITKISQSEEMVIKISVEVKDRNLASDMVNAYIYALDNFLKESMMSRGKYLRIFLENQLKKIEKELAEARESLKVFQERHNLPELEEGLKSVLDAYAQLKSQLTVKEAELEMVKDISSPDNPYYQNLIAEVKKFREKLSEMERGSGLGGFGPGFGTPFKQLPAVASEYIKRYQEWKLKGEVYLLLQQQYEQAKLTEAKDTPTITILDYAKVPEKYSFPKKKIFVMVGFLFSLIFSILVLLTKEYIETRKELKNFLSEVFAILKKELSFKKKA